Sequence from the Salvelinus namaycush isolate Seneca chromosome 24, SaNama_1.0, whole genome shotgun sequence genome:
TAAACCACAGTTAACTGTAGTTGTTACCTGCATCTTAGGTAATTACGCTTATCCATTTCCACAGCTGTTTCAGGTGAGCCAGGTATTCCCGGATCCCCTGGTGAGCCAGGACCTATGGGCCCCCCTGGGCCTCCCGGCAATAACGGCGTGGGACATCCTGGACAACAGGGCCCACCCGGGGCCCCCGGACCCGCTGGCTACTCCGCAGCTGGCAAGCCTGGCAATCCAGGTGGTCCTGGGAAACCAGGTAGTAATGGAATGCCCGGTGAGAAGGGTCATACTGGTGCAACTGGAGCCATGGGTCCAAGAGGATCCCCCGGTTCCGCTGGAAGCCCAGGACCTGCTGGATACTCTTCTGCTGGCAAACCTGGCCCACACGGTCTGCCCGGAGGCATGGGGCCAAGGGGTGAGAGTGGACTTAAAGGACATCCAGGTATCCCTGGTCTGCAAGGacaaaagggagagaggggagttggTATTCCTGGGGCACCAGGTGCAAACGGTCAAGTGGGCCCAATGGGACCCTCTGGTATGCCAGGGCAACCCGGAGTTGGTAAGTCTGGTGCCCCTGGATACCCTGGGGAGTCTGGGAAGTCAGGTACTCCAGGTAGGGATGGAGCTCCAGGAGCTATGGGTCAGCCAGGGCCAAAGGGCCACAATGGAAACCCTGGGGTAGGAGCACCAGGAAAATCAGGTGAGAATGGCAGTCCAGGTATGCCTGGAAATATGGGACCTAAAGGTCCCCAGGGACATGCCGGACAACCAGGTGCACCTGGCTTACCAGGAGTTGGTAAACCAGGAGCTAATGGCATGCCAGGTGACAGAGGATCACCCGGTACATCAGGAACCACCGGTCAGAAAGGAGAGCCAGGGCCAACAGGTTACACTGGGGCAACAGGTGCTACTGGCCTTATGGGTCCAGCTGGGCCACAGGGTGCTAGAGGATTCCAGGGAGAACCAGGTATGCAGGGATCTAAAGGAGATGTCGGCATGCTGGGAGCTCCAGGGGCAAAGGGAACCAAGGGGGATCAGGGACATCAGGGTTACGCAGGGAAGGCAGGTATCCCCGGGGCAGCAGGCCCACCTGGTGCAACCGGCGCTACAGGACATCAGGGTAACAAGGGAGCTCAGGGCCATGCTGGCTCTCCTGGTCAGCCAGGTTCAAATGGGCTTGCAGGAGCAAAGGGACACCCAGGCACACCTGGAGGCCCAGGAAAACCAGGCGAGAGCGGCATCCAAGGAACAAGAGGACCAGTGGGGCCTTCAGGTCCAGCAGGTCAAGCAGGTCTTAGGGGTCACGCAGGTCTTCCCGGTGCACCCGGCCCAGCTGGCCAGATGGCCAAGGGAATGTCTGGTCCTATGGGTCCACCTGGAGCTCCTGGTTCCAGAGGTCACGATGGTAACCCAGGTGCTATGGGACCTCCTGGCCCACCTGGTCCCCCTGGTGAGATGGTCTACCATCACGAGAAGAGCATGCCCATCAAGTCCCATGAGATTATGATGCCTCATGAGATGATGAAGGCCCCTATGTCCGCCTTCAGCGCTGTTCTGACGATGGCTTACCCATCTGCGGGTTCACCCGTTCCATTCAACCAGATTATTTACAATGGGGAGCAGCACTATGACCCCCAGACTGGCATCTTCTCCTGCCAGGTACCAGGTCTCTACTACTTCTCCTACCATATGCATGTTAACGGTGCTAATGCATTGGTGGCACTGTACAAAAATGGTGAGCCAATCATGTTCTCATACGATGAGTACAACAAGGGCTTCTTGGATCAGTTATCTGGCAGCACTGTACTTATGCTGAATGCCCATGACCAAGTCTACATTCAGGTCCCTGATGAGGAGACCAATGGTGTCTTTGCTGCTGACAATGTTCACTGCTCTTTCACTGGGTTCCTGATTGCCTCAACGTGATACAATCACTAATAAAAGCTTAAAAGAAACTACCTAAAGAAATAGTTCAGTTTGTAACTTCCATTGAGATTGGGTtgtcattgtagaataaaagaTTGATGTAATATTCTACAAGT
This genomic interval carries:
- the LOC120019512 gene encoding collagen alpha-1(X) chain-like, with the translated sequence MDLRVTSVLLLLVALAVATPERYYHVQKVAKQQQHYPTKSHVQTVSGEPGIPGSPGEPGPMGPPGPPGNNGVGHPGQQGPPGAPGPAGYSAAGKPGNPGGPGKPGSNGMPGEKGHTGATGAMGPRGSPGSAGSPGPAGYSSAGKPGPHGLPGGMGPRGESGLKGHPGIPGLQGQKGERGVGIPGAPGANGQVGPMGPSGMPGQPGVGKSGAPGYPGESGKSGTPGRDGAPGAMGQPGPKGHNGNPGVGAPGKSGENGSPGMPGNMGPKGPQGHAGQPGAPGLPGVGKPGANGMPGDRGSPGTSGTTGQKGEPGPTGYTGATGATGLMGPAGPQGARGFQGEPGMQGSKGDVGMLGAPGAKGTKGDQGHQGYAGKAGIPGAAGPPGATGATGHQGNKGAQGHAGSPGQPGSNGLAGAKGHPGTPGGPGKPGESGIQGTRGPVGPSGPAGQAGLRGHAGLPGAPGPAGQMAKGMSGPMGPPGAPGSRGHDGNPGAMGPPGPPGPPGEMVYHHEKSMPIKSHEIMMPHEMMKAPMSAFSAVLTMAYPSAGSPVPFNQIIYNGEQHYDPQTGIFSCQVPGLYYFSYHMHVNGANALVALYKNGEPIMFSYDEYNKGFLDQLSGSTVLMLNAHDQVYIQVPDEETNGVFAADNVHCSFTGFLIAST